From Flavobacterium sp. 102, a single genomic window includes:
- a CDS encoding pyridoxal phosphate-dependent aminotransferase yields MPKISLKGQQMPESPIRKLVPYSEIAKKKGHKVYHLNIGQPDIKTPEVAINAVKNADIKVLEYSHSAGFESYRTKLSAYYKSHGLPIDVADIIITTGGSEALLFAMGSTMDSGDEIIIPEPFYANYNGFSTASGVTVVPVISTIDEGFALPPIAAFEKLITPKTKAILICNPGNPTGYLYSKEEIMQLAEIVKKHDLFLIADEVYREFIYDENDKHFSVMNVPGLEEHAIMIDSVSKRYSMCGARIGCIVSKNKALMATAMKFAQARLSPPTYAQIASEAALETPQSYFDDVISEYKDRRDTLIAELQKIEGVKVATPKGAFYCIAKLPVKNADDFAQWLLESYDNNGETVMVAPAAGFYSTPNVGLDEVRIAYVLKKDDLIRSVAILKEALKVYNQN; encoded by the coding sequence ATGCCTAAGATATCATTAAAAGGTCAGCAGATGCCTGAGTCGCCAATCAGAAAATTGGTTCCGTATTCCGAAATTGCTAAAAAGAAAGGTCATAAAGTCTACCATTTAAACATTGGTCAACCCGATATTAAAACACCGGAAGTTGCTATCAATGCCGTTAAAAATGCGGACATCAAAGTATTAGAATACAGTCATTCTGCCGGATTTGAAAGTTACAGAACCAAATTGTCTGCTTATTACAAATCGCATGGTTTGCCTATTGATGTAGCTGATATCATCATTACTACCGGTGGTTCTGAAGCGTTGTTATTTGCTATGGGAAGCACGATGGATTCGGGTGATGAAATCATTATTCCGGAACCATTCTATGCCAATTATAATGGATTTTCAACAGCTTCAGGAGTAACAGTTGTCCCGGTAATTTCTACTATAGACGAAGGCTTTGCTTTGCCTCCGATTGCCGCTTTTGAAAAACTGATTACCCCAAAAACCAAAGCGATTCTAATTTGTAACCCGGGAAATCCAACCGGTTATTTATATTCCAAAGAAGAAATTATGCAATTGGCCGAAATCGTAAAAAAACACGATTTGTTCTTAATTGCTGATGAAGTTTACCGCGAATTCATTTATGATGAAAACGACAAACATTTCTCAGTAATGAACGTTCCCGGATTAGAAGAACACGCTATCATGATTGATTCCGTTTCAAAAAGATACAGCATGTGTGGCGCAAGAATAGGCTGTATAGTTTCTAAAAACAAAGCACTAATGGCAACTGCAATGAAGTTTGCTCAAGCCAGACTAAGTCCGCCAACTTATGCTCAAATTGCCAGCGAAGCCGCTTTAGAAACTCCTCAAAGTTATTTCGACGACGTAATTTCTGAATACAAAGACAGAAGAGATACGCTAATTGCAGAACTTCAAAAAATTGAAGGTGTAAAAGTAGCCACACCAAAAGGTGCTTTCTACTGTATCGCTAAATTGCCGGTAAAAAATGCGGATGATTTTGCCCAATGGCTTTTAGAATCTTATGACAACAACGGAGAAACCGTAATGGTTGCACCGGCAGCCGGATTTTATTCCACGCCAAATGTAGGTTTAGACGAGGTCCGAATTGCTTACGTACTCAAAAAAGATGATTTGATCCGTTCAGTGGCTATTCTAAAAGAAGCCTTAAAAGTTTACAATCAAAACTAA
- a CDS encoding aspartyl protease family protein, translating to MRFVFTFYVFLFTVFSSFGQSNFQFKKDKNCISIPFKLINNLIFIPINVNGEKLTFLLDTGVDKTLLFSLDDKEQVEFFNLESIKLKGLGSNEAIDAYMSSKNKLEVKGFVDYDHEIYLVLDQEFNFSSQVGIPVNGIIGYHFFKNHLIEIDYQRKKVIVYNKTNKKVFRKLEKGYKEETITIEENKPYYISNVTTDGNSYPSKLLIDTGNSDAVWLFLNKSKEIKLPQKYISDYLGRGFSGSVYGLRGRIEDFNFGSKTFKNPITTFPDSTSLKSVNFVPNRLGSLGGEVLSRFSILFDYTNKKIYTKPNDKVNSPFNFNMSGIEVQHDGLEWVKETSSENSKSSVSYGVRVNESRVQDNLKIKFALKPVFTIYNVRKDSPAELVGLRKNDRLIKIEGKSTHDLTIEKINELLKSEEGRTIELVIERNGKQFTYKFQLKSII from the coding sequence ATGAGATTCGTTTTTACGTTTTATGTATTTCTTTTTACTGTATTTTCCTCTTTCGGCCAATCCAATTTTCAATTTAAAAAAGATAAAAATTGTATTTCCATTCCTTTTAAACTAATCAATAATTTGATTTTTATCCCTATCAATGTCAATGGGGAGAAGCTGACTTTTCTTTTAGACACCGGCGTTGATAAAACCTTACTTTTCAGTTTAGATGATAAAGAACAGGTGGAATTTTTTAACTTGGAGAGTATCAAACTCAAAGGTCTTGGCAGCAATGAAGCTATTGATGCTTACATGTCTTCTAAAAACAAATTAGAAGTAAAAGGGTTTGTAGATTATGATCACGAAATTTATTTGGTTTTAGATCAGGAATTTAATTTTTCCTCTCAGGTAGGCATACCTGTAAATGGTATCATTGGGTATCATTTTTTTAAAAATCATTTAATTGAAATTGACTACCAAAGAAAAAAAGTCATAGTTTATAATAAAACCAACAAGAAAGTTTTCAGAAAACTTGAAAAAGGATACAAAGAAGAAACTATTACTATTGAAGAAAACAAACCATATTATATTTCAAATGTCACTACAGATGGTAATTCGTATCCTTCAAAATTATTGATTGACACCGGAAATAGCGATGCGGTTTGGTTATTTTTGAACAAATCTAAGGAGATTAAATTGCCACAAAAATACATTTCAGATTACCTCGGAAGAGGATTTAGTGGAAGTGTTTATGGTTTAAGAGGTCGCATCGAAGATTTCAACTTTGGGAGTAAAACGTTTAAAAATCCTATTACAACTTTCCCCGATTCAACTTCCCTCAAAAGTGTAAATTTTGTTCCCAATCGATTAGGGTCACTTGGTGGTGAAGTACTTTCCAGATTCTCCATTTTATTTGATTATACCAATAAAAAAATTTATACCAAACCCAATGATAAAGTCAATTCTCCTTTTAATTTTAACATGAGCGGCATTGAAGTACAGCACGATGGTTTGGAATGGGTAAAAGAAACTTCCTCGGAAAACAGTAAAAGTTCCGTTAGTTATGGCGTTCGAGTTAATGAATCGCGAGTGCAAGATAATCTCAAAATCAAGTTTGCATTAAAACCTGTTTTTACCATCTATAACGTTAGAAAAGATTCGCCTGCGGAATTAGTCGGACTCAGAAAAAATGACCGATTAATCAAAATTGAAGGTAAAAGCACACACGATTTAACCATCGAAAAAATCAACGAATTGCTAAAATCCGAAGAAGGCAGAACTATCGAATTAGTAATTGAAAGAAACGGCAAGCAATTCACTTACAAATTCCAACTCAAAAGTATTATATAA
- a CDS encoding DUF1573 domain-containing protein, protein MKKYILIATIFVNAVVFAQAGPKIEFKDKDNTIDYGKVTKEEDNGIRVFEFTNTGTAPLIINNVQSSCGCTVPSKPTEPIAPGKTGKIEVKYNMNPGPIRKTITVETNAINAEEGRVVLKIKGEVIVKPVENLLEKKTKSPMMQ, encoded by the coding sequence ATGAAGAAATATATACTTATCGCAACAATCTTTGTAAATGCAGTGGTTTTTGCCCAAGCCGGTCCAAAAATTGAATTTAAAGATAAAGACAATACAATAGATTACGGAAAAGTAACCAAAGAAGAAGACAATGGTATAAGGGTTTTTGAGTTCACTAATACCGGAACTGCGCCGCTTATCATCAATAATGTACAATCGAGTTGTGGTTGTACGGTTCCCTCTAAACCAACTGAGCCGATTGCTCCGGGAAAAACCGGAAAGATTGAGGTGAAATACAATATGAATCCCGGTCCGATCAGAAAAACCATTACGGTTGAAACCAATGCTATCAATGCTGAAGAAGGTCGAGTGGTATTAAAAATAAAAGGAGAAGTAATCGTTAAACCGGTTGAAAATCTCTTAGAAAAGAAGACTAAAAGTCCGATGATGCAATAA
- a CDS encoding valine--tRNA ligase — protein sequence MIPAQFNAKEAEKKWYDYWMKNNYFHSKPDHRTPYTITIPPPNVTGVLHMGHMLNNTIQDVLIRRARLKGFNACWVPGTDHASIATEAKVVAKLKTEGVNKNDLTREEFLKHAWDWTNKYGGTILEQLKQLGCSCDWNRTKFTMDPDMSASVIRSFVDLYNKGQIYRGYRMVNWDPEAKTTLSDEEVIYEERQGKLYHLRYAIEGSNEFVTIATTRPETILGDTAICIHPDDERYTHLKGKNAIVPICNRVIPIIFDEYVDMEFGTGCLKVTPAHDVNDKALGEKHNLEIIDIFNEDATLNSFGLQYQGKDRFVAREDIVVELEQLGSVVKTETHINKVGTSERTKAVIEPRLSDQWFLRMEDLVKPAIKAVLETEEVKLYPARFNNTYRHWLENIRDWNISRQLWWGQQIPAYYYGDGKEDFVVAENIEEALKLVQEKTGNRQLTTDNLTQDADALDTWFSSWLWPIAVFGGIMNPENEDFKYYYPTNDLVTGPDILFFWVARMIIAGYEYTGQKPFTNVYLTGLVRDKQRRKMSKSLGNSPEPLELIEKFGADGVRVGLLLSASAGNDIMFDEELCNNGKAFGNKIWNAFRLIKGWEVADIAQPESSKVAIEWYEAKLQQTLVEIEDHFEKYRLSDALMSIYKLVWDDFCSWFLEMIKPAYQQPIDRATFDKAIEMLEANLKLLHPFMPFLTEEIWQYIAERTPEQALIIAEYPKVTSFDATLIADFDFAAEVIAGVRTIRKEKNIAMKDAVDLKVVNNEKASTYFDSVITKLGNITSLEYITDKIDGALTYRVKSNEYFIPVSGNIDIAAEIAKLTEELKYTQGFLRSVQGKLANEKFVSGAPPQVIDNERKKEADALAKIATIEQSLASLQ from the coding sequence ATGATTCCAGCTCAATTCAACGCCAAAGAAGCCGAAAAAAAATGGTACGACTACTGGATGAAAAACAACTATTTTCATTCCAAACCCGACCATAGAACTCCTTATACCATAACCATTCCGCCACCTAACGTGACCGGAGTCTTGCACATGGGACACATGTTAAACAACACGATTCAGGATGTATTAATCCGTCGTGCGCGATTAAAAGGTTTCAATGCTTGTTGGGTTCCCGGAACCGATCACGCATCGATTGCAACAGAGGCAAAGGTTGTGGCAAAGTTGAAAACCGAAGGCGTAAACAAAAACGATTTAACCCGTGAAGAATTCCTAAAACACGCTTGGGATTGGACCAACAAATATGGTGGAACAATCTTAGAACAATTAAAACAATTAGGTTGTTCTTGCGATTGGAACCGAACCAAATTCACTATGGATCCTGACATGTCGGCATCCGTAATTCGTTCGTTCGTTGATTTATACAACAAAGGACAAATTTACAGAGGCTACCGAATGGTCAATTGGGATCCGGAAGCTAAAACGACTTTGTCTGACGAAGAAGTAATTTACGAAGAAAGACAAGGAAAATTATACCATTTAAGATATGCTATCGAAGGTTCGAATGAGTTCGTAACTATTGCTACAACACGTCCCGAAACGATTTTAGGTGATACTGCTATTTGTATTCACCCTGACGATGAGCGTTATACCCATTTGAAAGGTAAAAATGCCATTGTTCCGATTTGTAACCGTGTCATTCCAATCATTTTCGACGAGTATGTCGACATGGAATTTGGTACCGGATGTTTAAAAGTAACGCCTGCGCACGATGTCAACGATAAAGCACTTGGTGAGAAACATAATTTAGAAATCATCGATATCTTCAATGAAGATGCGACCTTGAATTCTTTTGGGCTACAATACCAAGGCAAAGACCGTTTTGTAGCGCGTGAAGATATTGTGGTTGAATTAGAGCAATTAGGTTCGGTAGTCAAAACCGAAACCCATATTAACAAAGTAGGAACGTCAGAACGAACCAAAGCCGTGATCGAGCCGCGTTTGTCTGACCAATGGTTCTTGCGCATGGAAGATTTGGTTAAACCGGCTATCAAAGCTGTTTTAGAAACCGAAGAAGTTAAGCTGTATCCGGCGCGTTTTAACAACACTTATCGTCATTGGTTAGAAAACATCCGCGACTGGAATATCTCACGCCAATTGTGGTGGGGACAACAAATTCCGGCATACTATTATGGCGACGGCAAAGAAGATTTTGTGGTTGCTGAGAATATTGAAGAGGCGTTAAAATTAGTACAGGAAAAGACTGGTAACCGACAACTGACAACTGACAACCTTACGCAAGACGCCGATGCCTTAGACACTTGGTTCTCTTCCTGGTTGTGGCCAATAGCAGTTTTTGGAGGTATCATGAATCCGGAAAACGAAGACTTTAAATATTATTATCCAACCAATGATTTAGTGACCGGTCCGGATATTTTGTTCTTCTGGGTGGCACGTATGATTATCGCCGGTTATGAATATACCGGGCAAAAGCCATTTACCAATGTGTATTTGACCGGATTAGTTCGCGACAAGCAACGTCGTAAAATGTCGAAGTCGTTAGGAAATTCGCCTGAGCCTTTAGAACTGATTGAAAAATTTGGAGCCGATGGGGTTAGAGTAGGGTTGCTATTAAGTGCTTCTGCCGGAAACGACATTATGTTTGACGAAGAATTGTGCAACAACGGAAAAGCTTTTGGTAACAAAATATGGAATGCCTTCCGATTAATCAAAGGTTGGGAAGTAGCTGATATTGCGCAACCGGAAAGCTCTAAAGTGGCTATAGAATGGTATGAAGCCAAGTTGCAACAAACCTTAGTAGAAATTGAAGACCACTTTGAAAAGTACCGTTTGTCTGATGCTTTGATGAGCATTTACAAATTGGTTTGGGACGATTTCTGTTCGTGGTTCTTAGAAATGATTAAACCGGCATACCAACAACCAATTGACCGTGCGACATTTGACAAAGCGATCGAAATGTTGGAAGCCAACTTAAAATTATTACATCCGTTTATGCCGTTTTTAACCGAAGAGATTTGGCAATACATCGCCGAAAGAACTCCGGAACAAGCATTAATCATTGCGGAATATCCGAAAGTAACTTCGTTTGACGCAACGCTAATCGCTGATTTCGATTTTGCAGCCGAAGTAATTGCCGGCGTGAGAACCATTCGCAAAGAAAAAAACATTGCGATGAAAGACGCCGTCGATTTGAAAGTGGTAAACAATGAAAAAGCATCGACTTATTTTGACAGTGTGATTACTAAATTGGGTAACATTACTTCCTTAGAATATATTACCGATAAAATTGATGGCGCACTGACGTATCGTGTAAAATCAAATGAGTACTTTATTCCGGTTTCAGGAAATATTGATATTGCCGCTGAGATTGCCAAATTAACCGAAGAGTTGAAGTATACCCAAGGTTTCTTGCGCAGTGTACAAGGCAAGTTGGCGAACGAGAAATTCGTTTCAGGCGCTCCGCCACAAGTTATCGATAACGAACGCAAAAAAGAAGCGGATGCTTTGGCCAAGATTGCCACGATAGAGCAGAGTTTAGCGAGTTTACAATAA
- a CDS encoding response regulator yields MKKINTFCIIDDDDIYQFTTSLLLKKSDLVNKVIVFSNGLKAINFLKDEMGNIENIPDVLFLDINMPVMDGWEFLEEYLLIRPMMPKTVVIYMVSSSVDEKDVLKAKSISALSGYLVKPISSQNIMEVILGILN; encoded by the coding sequence ATGAAAAAGATAAACACTTTTTGTATTATAGACGATGATGATATCTATCAGTTTACTACATCACTTTTGCTGAAAAAGAGTGACCTGGTAAATAAGGTTATCGTGTTTTCAAATGGGCTGAAAGCTATTAACTTCCTAAAGGATGAGATGGGCAATATAGAAAACATTCCTGACGTTCTATTTTTAGATATAAACATGCCTGTTATGGATGGATGGGAGTTTTTGGAGGAGTACCTGCTTATTAGGCCTATGATGCCTAAAACAGTAGTAATTTATATGGTGAGTTCTTCTGTTGATGAAAAAGATGTTTTAAAAGCTAAAAGTATCAGCGCACTGTCAGGTTATTTGGTAAAGCCAATATCAAGCCAAAATATAATGGAAGTTATTTTAGGAATTCTTAATTGA
- a CDS encoding ATP-binding protein — MDEIFEIIENIFSSGGFMPRWICGQWSDTLGWLYIMANIAIGLAYLSIPILLYKFVKKRKERIFNRVFICFMLFIFFCGTTHFMDAIIFWFPLYRLNAVVLCMTALVSWITVFVLYRFIPKALQYRSPDDLQVIIEEQTKDLAIAYQKLSISENQFKTLVNSNPDIITRVNKNLTYQFINDSIRKVRNMEAEDIIGKNIREVKGEGDDQIKELFIRHVESVFKTNKTETFEFEMNTNIDQHSYFELSVIPLENQGGEIPEDVLTITRDITHQKLYELELKRNIDNLELLADRIEKKREILESFTYIVSHNLRSPVANLAALLNLLKEETDDDMRNMFIQKIDIAFENLSTTVTDLTNAVRIRQDTEIAKEELFFQDIVSGHIINLEMQIKETASTIAYDFSACEKINYPKVYLESIFLNLLTNAIKYRSPNRAPQIIFKTYIDKDGMISLTCEDNGTGINLQKHGAKLFGLNKTFHEHPDAKGRGLFITKNQIETMGGTIYAESEVDKGTKFIIYFNVNNS; from the coding sequence ATGGATGAAATTTTTGAAATCATAGAAAATATTTTCAGTTCTGGCGGCTTTATGCCCCGATGGATTTGCGGGCAGTGGTCAGATACGCTCGGTTGGCTTTACATTATGGCAAATATCGCAATTGGATTAGCCTACTTGTCTATCCCGATTCTCTTGTACAAATTTGTCAAAAAAAGGAAAGAAAGAATATTTAATAGGGTGTTCATATGCTTTATGCTCTTTATCTTTTTTTGTGGCACAACGCATTTTATGGACGCTATTATATTTTGGTTTCCATTATACCGGCTAAATGCAGTAGTCTTATGCATGACCGCATTGGTATCTTGGATTACTGTTTTTGTGCTTTACCGCTTCATACCAAAAGCATTACAGTATCGATCGCCTGACGATTTACAAGTAATTATTGAAGAACAAACGAAAGACTTAGCCATTGCCTACCAAAAGTTATCAATAAGTGAGAATCAATTCAAGACACTGGTAAATAGTAATCCGGATATCATTACGCGTGTAAACAAAAATTTAACTTATCAATTCATCAATGATTCGATTCGCAAAGTACGGAACATGGAAGCTGAAGATATTATTGGTAAGAATATCAGGGAAGTGAAGGGAGAAGGCGATGACCAGATAAAGGAATTATTCATTCGCCACGTAGAATCTGTTTTCAAAACAAATAAAACCGAAACGTTTGAATTTGAAATGAATACTAATATCGATCAGCATAGCTATTTTGAACTATCAGTCATACCGCTTGAAAATCAAGGGGGTGAAATACCTGAAGATGTCTTAACAATAACCAGAGACATTACGCATCAAAAACTCTATGAGCTGGAACTTAAACGTAATATTGATAATCTGGAGTTATTGGCAGATCGGATAGAAAAAAAGAGGGAGATCTTAGAAAGCTTTACGTATATTGTTTCACACAATTTAAGGTCACCTGTTGCCAATTTGGCGGCTTTGTTAAATCTGTTGAAAGAGGAGACAGATGACGATATGCGAAACATGTTCATTCAAAAAATTGACATCGCCTTTGAAAACCTTTCTACTACAGTAACGGATTTGACGAATGCCGTTCGAATACGACAAGATACTGAAATAGCGAAAGAAGAACTTTTCTTTCAGGATATTGTATCAGGTCATATAATCAATCTGGAAATGCAGATTAAGGAAACAGCTTCCACTATTGCTTACGATTTCAGTGCTTGTGAGAAAATTAATTATCCAAAAGTTTACCTTGAAAGCATTTTTTTAAACTTATTAACCAATGCGATTAAATATAGGTCGCCAAATAGGGCTCCACAAATAATCTTTAAAACGTACATCGATAAAGATGGAATGATTAGCTTAACATGTGAAGACAATGGAACGGGCATTAATCTACAAAAGCATGGAGCAAAACTTTTTGGACTAAATAAAACATTTCACGAGCATCCAGATGCGAAAGGTAGAGGCTTATTTATTACTAAGAATCAAATCGAAACCATGGGGGGCACGATTTATGCTGAAAGTGAAGTAGATAAAGGAACAAAATTTATTATCTATTTTAATGTCAATAATTCTTAA
- a CDS encoding outer membrane beta-barrel protein, with amino-acid sequence MKKQVFVALAILFLSGSVMAQETTEKKDSKFELAVNGKLGFARLKQSGIPALNGNLTGSDVLLAYKISPKWDLATGIGFYEFNANTIVAGNSASLKNSYLRIPLQFNGDYSLFKSDKNNSDKMFFTIGLGLYANTILKQELEAVTGNAEAKNLGWNFGLTTQVGAKFIVNDDINIAIGLESQSDMTKAKKDGGEQKLEQFNGMYFRLGFKF; translated from the coding sequence ATGAAAAAACAAGTATTTGTCGCATTAGCCATCTTATTCCTTTCGGGTTCAGTCATGGCACAAGAAACCACAGAAAAGAAAGACAGTAAATTTGAATTGGCGGTCAATGGAAAATTAGGTTTTGCCCGATTAAAGCAATCCGGTATTCCTGCTTTGAATGGAAATTTAACCGGAAGCGATGTCTTATTGGCCTATAAAATTAGTCCGAAATGGGATTTAGCCACCGGTATCGGATTTTATGAATTCAACGCCAATACAATAGTAGCCGGTAATTCTGCCAGTTTAAAGAATTCGTATTTACGTATTCCTTTGCAATTTAATGGAGACTACAGTCTTTTTAAAAGTGACAAGAACAATAGTGACAAAATGTTTTTTACCATTGGGTTAGGCTTGTACGCCAATACCATTTTAAAACAAGAGTTAGAAGCCGTTACCGGAAATGCGGAAGCTAAAAATTTAGGCTGGAATTTTGGTTTAACCACGCAAGTCGGTGCCAAGTTTATTGTAAATGATGACATTAATATTGCCATTGGTTTAGAAAGCCAAAGCGACATGACCAAAGCCAAAAAAGACGGTGGCGAACAAAAACTGGAACAGTTTAACGGTATGTATTTCAGATTAGGGTTTAAGTTTTAA
- a CDS encoding DUF1572 domain-containing protein has translation MKSTVVIANRFREVILNGTWIANTNFKHQLSDTHWEMATIKINNLNTIAILAQHIHYYINGINNVFKGGTLDIKDQFSFDFPPIDSQDKWDHFLTQLWTDAETFATLIEQMPEEKLLEGFVEEKYGTYQRNIDAMIEHAYYHLGQIVLIKKMILENKK, from the coding sequence ATGAAATCAACAGTAGTCATTGCCAACAGATTCAGAGAAGTCATTTTAAACGGAACTTGGATTGCCAATACCAATTTCAAACATCAATTATCCGATACCCATTGGGAAATGGCAACTATTAAAATCAATAATTTAAACACCATTGCCATTTTAGCGCAGCACATTCATTACTATATTAATGGTATCAATAACGTTTTTAAAGGCGGAACACTTGACATAAAAGACCAGTTCAGTTTCGACTTTCCTCCTATTGATTCTCAAGATAAATGGGATCATTTTTTAACCCAATTATGGACTGATGCCGAGACATTTGCGACTTTGATTGAACAAATGCCCGAAGAAAAACTGCTGGAAGGATTTGTAGAGGAAAAATACGGCACTTACCAAAGAAACATTGACGCTATGATTGAACATGCTTATTATCATTTGGGCCAAATTGTTTTGATAAAGAAAATGATTTTGGAAAATAAAAAATAG